The Leptospira sp. WS39.C2 genome contains a region encoding:
- a CDS encoding LTA synthase family protein, with translation MKKFFSHIPFYIRFHLLLAGLGIVFLTIYRVAFFLMYSYRMNDKSFWIILKAFAKGARFDISVLCVLLGFSLVYSTFHFLNRNRWYRAVWRTIPVVFIILLLFLLIADLIYYENGNKHLGYEAFAYLGFEMLPLVGSAFSQNPILFLLGLLVIGGIGFGIYKIQSKFPYSHVNIHYKWAGLQFLIVLALLVLGIRGGIQTSPLRTSDAIITKETITNDLVLNPGFTVITDLKMTKVDDRHYMKLSDATSFVQKEVTYPGASFVSDEFPLLRKTTVNSKKPLPHIVVIVLEGWTGKFIDIIGTGKVEGKVVTPYFNQLIRQGMFFKNFFASGGRTTNGLMALMGGIPDRPGLTVVRTPQILNRFSGLGNIAKTIGYQTLFVTGTDLSFNNKGSIMYHWGFDTLIGKQDLEKNPEYKTGPWSYLDEASLDAMHKRLLNVSADKPIVSVIHTGTTHYPYKVPDEKYRLFGKDTQDSEYLNVLHYADFALFEFMEKAKKAPYFKDSIFFFVSDHSHHRFLNYYEDRNVPFLIYAPGKIKPELREDITSQLDLIPTILGFMEREVYFSVMGRDLRKVKGSSAYFAYGNIFGWIEDDFLYYQSVTGGQGETKTIKEPFVDLGLCYRDMNLCKKHAEKTKAYLNMGDELLKSNKLFPSESVLQEIKSNTKY, from the coding sequence ATGAAAAAATTCTTCTCCCATATTCCTTTTTATATACGATTCCACCTACTTCTCGCAGGCCTTGGAATTGTTTTTTTAACCATCTACCGCGTAGCTTTTTTTCTCATGTATTCTTATCGGATGAATGACAAGTCCTTTTGGATCATTTTGAAAGCATTTGCAAAAGGGGCTCGGTTTGATATTTCCGTATTATGTGTGTTACTTGGTTTTAGTCTTGTTTATTCCACATTTCATTTTCTAAATCGGAATCGTTGGTATAGGGCTGTTTGGAGGACAATTCCGGTTGTTTTTATCATCCTACTTCTTTTTTTACTCATTGCAGATTTGATTTATTATGAAAATGGAAATAAACACTTGGGATACGAAGCTTTTGCTTACTTGGGGTTTGAGATGTTACCACTTGTAGGTTCTGCCTTTTCTCAAAATCCAATTTTGTTTTTATTAGGACTTCTTGTCATCGGTGGGATCGGATTTGGGATTTATAAAATCCAATCTAAATTTCCATACTCCCATGTGAATATCCATTATAAATGGGCAGGTCTCCAGTTTCTTATTGTATTGGCATTACTTGTGCTTGGAATTCGGGGTGGGATCCAAACAAGTCCTCTTAGGACAAGTGATGCCATCATCACAAAAGAAACCATTACCAATGATTTGGTGTTAAATCCTGGGTTTACTGTCATCACGGATCTCAAGATGACAAAGGTAGACGATCGTCATTATATGAAATTGTCAGATGCGACAAGTTTTGTACAAAAGGAAGTGACATACCCTGGTGCCAGTTTTGTGAGTGATGAATTTCCTTTACTTCGTAAAACAACTGTTAATTCCAAAAAGCCTTTGCCACATATCGTTGTCATTGTACTTGAAGGTTGGACTGGTAAGTTTATTGATATCATTGGAACTGGGAAAGTGGAAGGAAAGGTAGTAACTCCTTATTTCAACCAACTCATTCGCCAAGGGATGTTCTTTAAAAACTTTTTTGCAAGTGGGGGAAGGACAACCAATGGCCTCATGGCTCTTATGGGTGGGATCCCTGACAGACCAGGGCTTACGGTGGTAAGAACTCCGCAAATCCTCAATCGATTTTCTGGTCTCGGGAACATTGCAAAAACAATCGGTTACCAAACTCTTTTTGTCACAGGTACTGACTTAAGCTTCAATAATAAGGGTAGTATCATGTACCACTGGGGTTTTGATACACTCATCGGAAAACAAGACCTTGAAAAAAATCCTGAGTACAAAACTGGGCCTTGGAGTTATTTAGACGAAGCATCTCTGGATGCAATGCACAAACGACTGTTAAATGTGAGTGCAGACAAACCAATTGTTTCAGTGATCCATACAGGAACCACTCATTATCCATACAAAGTTCCAGATGAAAAATACCGTTTATTTGGAAAGGATACCCAAGATAGCGAATATTTGAATGTATTACATTATGCGGATTTTGCTCTTTTTGAATTTATGGAGAAAGCAAAAAAAGCTCCATATTTCAAAGATAGTATATTCTTTTTTGTCTCCGACCATAGCCACCACCGATTTCTCAATTATTATGAGGATCGAAATGTTCCCTTTCTTATCTACGCACCAGGGAAAATCAAACCCGAGTTAAGAGAAGACATTACCTCCCAACTCGATTTGATTCCAACCATCCTAGGTTTCATGGAAAGAGAAGTCTATTTTAGTGTGATGGGCCGAGACCTACGGAAAGTGAAAGGAAGCTCAGCTTATTTTGCGTATGGGAATATTTTTGGATGGATTGAGGATGATTTTTTGTATTACCAATCCGTAACAGGGGGGCAAGGGGAAACAAAAACGATCAAAGAGCCGTTTGTGGATCTTGGACTTTGTTATCGAGATATGAATCTCTGCAAAAAACACGCGGAAAAAACAAAAGCTTATTTGAATATGGGAGACGAACTCCTGAAGTCGAACAAACTGTTCCCTTCGGAATCCGTCTTACAAGAAATAAAATCTAATACCAAGTATTAG
- a CDS encoding sterol desaturase family protein, protein MNSDAFMEYAFIVMVALIGIEIFVSYMKGKQFYRLNVLIADVSTGVIFALIGVVILLGALYVYDIVEKNYSLSALGYHFFPLTSPFQFSPNFVVNWHALGAWTFSVVFADFIYYWFHRHCHEINLFWATHVTHHSTQEMNLSVAFRGNGLQRIFEYTYFLAMALLGIPWAMFLLSHRILKVYQFVVHTRFIGKLGIFEEFMVTPSNHRVHHGTQRKYLDRNHGGILIIWDRMFGSFEWETDEPIYGLTKPVNSFNPITVNLHVFKDMFFQILKCKSFGDVFKTIFGPPGWKPNYLQTPDDEFKEPAYTEKYDPKPPMGVMVYVALQAAVLMAVGLVIWKVAKINLEQDMTMLGILSTVIIFSLFSIDRTMEMKRWSRRTEVVRNVLFIIAFVITLLYSQIPNIEIFAIPLIGLSFVSLLWIILKRKTFFDLSNISNTWY, encoded by the coding sequence ATGAATAGCGATGCCTTTATGGAATACGCCTTTATCGTCATGGTCGCACTGATCGGTATTGAAATTTTTGTCTCTTATATGAAGGGCAAACAATTCTACCGTTTGAATGTTTTAATTGCTGATGTGAGCACGGGAGTCATCTTCGCTCTCATAGGTGTTGTCATTCTTCTTGGGGCCTTATATGTTTACGACATTGTGGAAAAGAATTATTCTTTATCTGCCCTCGGTTATCATTTTTTCCCTCTGACAAGTCCATTCCAATTTTCACCCAACTTTGTCGTCAATTGGCACGCTTTGGGAGCTTGGACATTCTCAGTTGTATTTGCTGATTTTATCTACTATTGGTTCCACAGACATTGCCACGAAATCAATCTTTTCTGGGCAACTCACGTCACCCACCATTCGACCCAAGAAATGAACCTTTCGGTTGCTTTCCGTGGAAATGGCCTGCAAAGGATTTTTGAATATACATACTTTCTTGCTATGGCTCTGCTTGGGATCCCATGGGCGATGTTTTTACTCAGCCATCGAATATTGAAAGTATACCAATTTGTGGTGCACACTCGTTTCATTGGTAAGTTAGGAATTTTTGAAGAATTTATGGTGACCCCTTCCAACCACCGTGTACACCACGGAACCCAAAGGAAGTACCTCGACCGTAACCACGGTGGAATTTTAATCATTTGGGATAGAATGTTTGGATCTTTTGAATGGGAAACAGATGAACCCATTTATGGTTTAACAAAACCAGTTAACTCTTTTAATCCAATCACTGTCAACTTACACGTGTTTAAGGATATGTTCTTTCAGATTCTAAAATGTAAATCCTTTGGTGATGTTTTCAAAACCATCTTTGGACCTCCAGGTTGGAAACCAAATTATTTACAAACTCCAGATGATGAATTTAAAGAACCTGCATATACAGAAAAGTATGATCCAAAACCACCGATGGGTGTTATGGTATATGTGGCATTACAAGCAGCTGTCCTAATGGCTGTGGGTCTTGTGATTTGGAAAGTTGCAAAAATCAATTTAGAACAAGATATGACAATGCTTGGAATTTTATCAACAGTGATCATATTTAGTTTGTTTTCAATTGATAGAACTATGGAGATGAAACGTTGGTCAAGAAGGACAGAAGTAGTTCGCAATGTTTTATTTATCATTGCATTTGTAATCACACTCCTTTATTCGCAGATTCCAAATATTGAAATTTTTGCGATTCCACTCATTGGTCTTTCGTTCGTTTCCCTTCTATGGATCATCCTCAAACGAAAAACCTTTTTTGATCTCAGTAATATTTCTAATACTTGGTATTAG
- the rlmN gene encoding 23S rRNA (adenine(2503)-C(2))-methyltransferase RlmN: MKEEIPVLKGKTKKELEEICVSLGLEKYRAAQIYTGIYKSRYTTIDQFTTLSKEVREKLKQHTSYPEIEIGRDLVSKDDGTRKFTFYVGENKEIEAVWIPSGDGGRKTICISSQIGCTLNCKFCATGLLEYKGNLHTWQILDQVLQVERLVGDRATNIVFMGMGEPMHNYFSVMKAAHILRDQEAFGLGALRITISTAGVTTGINRFIENKEPFNFAISLNHPNPNARSSVMDVNDKHPLDKLVESAKRFTKELDRAITFEYVMIPDVNMGRDNAERLAKIARSVNKCKINVIPLNTDFTGWRRPTDDEVKDFVMHLKAKTTAPILNRRSPGRDINGACGMLALKGIRSETTK, encoded by the coding sequence ATGAAAGAGGAAATACCTGTTCTCAAAGGGAAAACCAAAAAAGAACTAGAAGAGATATGTGTTTCCTTAGGTCTCGAAAAGTACCGCGCAGCACAAATTTATACTGGAATTTATAAGAGTCGTTATACGACGATAGACCAATTTACAACCCTCTCTAAAGAAGTAAGAGAAAAGTTAAAACAACATACATCCTATCCCGAAATTGAAATAGGTCGGGATTTGGTTTCCAAAGATGACGGAACTCGAAAGTTTACATTTTACGTAGGTGAAAACAAAGAGATTGAAGCAGTTTGGATCCCTTCTGGGGACGGTGGTAGAAAGACCATTTGTATTTCTTCACAAATCGGATGCACCTTAAATTGTAAATTTTGTGCTACGGGCCTATTAGAATATAAAGGTAATTTACACACATGGCAAATCCTCGACCAAGTTTTGCAGGTGGAACGCCTTGTGGGAGATCGTGCCACTAACATTGTATTTATGGGAATGGGTGAACCCATGCACAATTATTTCTCTGTGATGAAGGCCGCTCATATTTTAAGAGACCAAGAAGCTTTTGGCCTTGGTGCCCTTCGCATCACCATTTCCACAGCAGGTGTGACAACGGGGATCAATCGCTTTATTGAAAACAAAGAACCGTTTAATTTTGCCATTTCTCTCAACCATCCAAACCCAAATGCACGTTCTTCTGTTATGGATGTAAATGATAAACATCCATTGGATAAACTCGTAGAATCAGCAAAACGTTTCACAAAGGAACTCGACCGAGCGATCACATTCGAATATGTGATGATCCCAGATGTGAATATGGGACGTGACAATGCCGAACGACTCGCAAAAATTGCAAGGTCTGTGAACAAATGTAAAATCAATGTGATTCCATTAAACACAGATTTTACGGGATGGCGTAGACCAACCGATGATGAAGTTAAAGATTTTGTAATGCATCTCAAAGCAAAAACAACAGCTCCTATCCTCAATCGCCGCAGTCCTGGAAGGGACATCAATGGCGCCTGTGGGATGTTAGCTCTCAAAGGAATTCGAAGTGAAACAACAAAATAA
- a CDS encoding Cys-rich protein, which yields MKQQNKWILILFLALSVSHCQDIVEQKCQLACEKFVTCTEEELKLTLAPDVKRTGRIQCMDGCTTHNSDILQCFDQEPNSCKGFGQCLVQIGTFE from the coding sequence GTGAAACAACAAAATAAGTGGATATTGATTTTATTTTTGGCTCTAAGTGTTTCCCATTGCCAAGACATTGTAGAACAAAAATGCCAACTGGCTTGTGAAAAATTTGTCACTTGTACGGAAGAGGAACTCAAACTTACACTTGCCCCTGATGTCAAACGCACAGGGAGGATACAATGTATGGATGGATGCACCACTCATAATAGCGATATTTTACAGTGTTTTGACCAAGAACCAAATTCCTGTAAAGGTTTTGGCCAATGTTTAGTCCAAATTGGTACATTTGAATGA
- a CDS encoding ArnT family glycosyltransferase: MKDSLTHSERIFYRILLLVASLPILFTLPLDVIDIDSAQYAGISRELVLSNDFFTLIDNGRRYLDKPILTFWTIATSFFFFGINNIAFRIPAIFLSFLSVYSIYRITILTGGKERQGYLASIAYLLAPGFYAMVVDPKIDVYLTAYLVFTYHFYYLGRKQNPNYFYLMYLMMSMGFITKGPISVVIPALSIGGDILFRRDWKLLLSMKIPTGVFVLISLPALWCYFLYQNFNSYGPVFFLWIQSFGRFYREMYDVKFDPFYFYKSFSWAFFSGLVPMVIYLIFHSYQYTKALGWQEILRKIRANEYKEIDFVIPFWVFLFLFLISFSRYPLPQYTYWVLPGAALYFGRIMEESLFQSNVTRLRPSFLIAGLVYLVGYFLFPVFVSDVGILYYVFGAIGILFILLSAQLIPLEILVTLVGATLFFSAISLQFYPLLTSYQPSREFGAKIKELEPKETVLYTFWMSNSKRSYGFYAERNFRNIYDKEKLDKIWSEKPERLMILPSEKLAQLQEMVGPGYQIIPVLEKESFKVATPTIGFLKKETRGLVTKKISLVWVKKMQGKSSKISKV, translated from the coding sequence ATGAAAGATTCCCTCACACATTCGGAACGTATTTTTTATCGAATTTTATTACTAGTGGCATCTTTGCCTATTCTATTTACTTTACCACTCGATGTGATCGACATAGACAGCGCTCAGTATGCAGGAATTAGTCGGGAACTTGTTTTATCGAATGATTTTTTTACTCTCATTGATAATGGACGAAGGTATTTAGACAAACCAATCCTTACCTTTTGGACGATTGCAACTTCGTTTTTCTTTTTTGGAATCAATAATATTGCCTTTCGTATCCCTGCTATATTCTTAAGTTTCCTTTCGGTATATTCGATTTACCGCATTACGATTTTGACAGGAGGAAAAGAAAGACAAGGATACCTTGCATCCATTGCTTATTTACTTGCCCCTGGTTTTTATGCGATGGTGGTAGATCCAAAAATTGATGTGTATCTTACAGCGTATTTGGTATTCACTTATCATTTTTACTATTTGGGGAGAAAACAAAACCCAAATTATTTTTACTTAATGTATCTCATGATGTCTATGGGATTCATCACAAAAGGACCAATTTCTGTAGTGATCCCGGCTCTTTCCATAGGAGGAGATATTTTATTCCGTAGGGATTGGAAACTACTTCTTTCGATGAAAATTCCAACGGGGGTTTTTGTCCTAATTTCTTTACCGGCTTTATGGTGTTATTTTTTATACCAAAACTTCAATTCTTATGGCCCAGTTTTCTTTTTATGGATCCAATCATTTGGTCGTTTTTATCGCGAGATGTATGATGTGAAGTTTGATCCATTTTATTTTTACAAATCCTTTTCTTGGGCTTTTTTTAGTGGGCTTGTCCCAATGGTCATTTATCTTATTTTCCATTCTTACCAATACACGAAGGCACTCGGTTGGCAAGAAATCCTACGTAAGATTCGTGCTAACGAATACAAAGAAATTGATTTTGTAATCCCATTTTGGGTGTTTCTATTTTTGTTTCTGATTTCATTTTCACGTTATCCACTCCCACAATATACATACTGGGTATTACCTGGAGCTGCTTTGTATTTTGGAAGGATTATGGAAGAAAGTTTGTTCCAGTCAAATGTAACAAGACTTAGGCCTTCATTTCTCATCGCAGGTCTTGTGTATTTAGTTGGTTATTTTCTATTTCCTGTTTTTGTATCCGATGTTGGGATTTTATATTATGTATTTGGTGCGATTGGGATTTTATTTATCTTATTATCAGCGCAACTCATCCCACTTGAAATTTTAGTGACCCTTGTAGGTGCTACTTTGTTTTTTTCTGCCATCAGTTTGCAGTTTTACCCACTGCTTACAAGTTACCAACCATCAAGAGAATTTGGAGCCAAAATTAAGGAGTTAGAACCAAAAGAAACAGTTTTGTATACCTTCTGGATGTCCAATTCCAAAAGGTCCTACGGTTTTTATGCCGAACGAAATTTTCGAAATATCTACGACAAAGAGAAACTAGACAAAATTTGGTCGGAAAAACCAGAAAGACTGATGATTTTACCTTCGGAAAAATTGGCACAATTGCAAGAGATGGTTGGTCCTGGGTACCAAATCATACCGGTTTTGGAAAAGGAGTCCTTTAAAGTGGCCACTCCGACCATCGGTTTCTTGAAAAAAGAGACGAGGGGCCTTGTCACAAAGAAAATTTCTTTGGTTTGGGTGAAAAAAATGCAGGGGAAATCTTCAAAAATCTCGAAAGTATAA
- a CDS encoding methyl-accepting chemotaxis protein — protein sequence MKSLKYILGLYTFLSILVLSTVVSALILYLNWGLLLKVFRGEMENAGKSAGAELSNYYKSQLRIAGLISNQKEIKESFLPGKAKFATDLLVGIMKDSNGEYENIFLSLPVQNAKIFAAGIPRSIGYQLEEAKTGDHVVVALKKQFLIGSVQESPITGLPVSLISYPIEDNGNLIGILWIALNLEQVSIRMGEGIHVGNHGYITAITTKGVVFAGPDKSKILKLDLSKIPEGRPILEAKDGAYFEYTENGIDYAFLVKRLEEWNTIIGVVLPKSDMNSDFIQVTIFAVVIVFVITSFVVFGVFRFLKKRLLPLENSVVILDQMAKGDLSANFPFTNHDEIGRMNLALDGFVKSIRNSLGEIQSVTEEITSSAIGLRDSSTSFSDMAQGTAASAEEISATTEEVSASMETTASSTEKQHRNIVEFNERILELSKGAIQIEKDTKAALANTENITKQAKLGGESLNQMKEVIGVILESSSEMKEVIGIIDEISDQTSLLALNAAIEAARAGEAGRGFAIVAEEISKLSDKTAHSIQAIEDMIGKNSKELEEGAKGIRSSVELLNLIIRDIAEVENVMKRLSEATKAQLDYNREVDERSLEVGRESEFIRGAIEEQKRAIEQISQSVFGINNETMHIATGSEKVASSSEKLSQAAETLRSITQRFKIGNQS from the coding sequence ATGAAGAGCTTAAAATACATCCTTGGTCTTTATACCTTCCTATCGATTCTCGTTTTATCGACTGTAGTATCTGCTCTTATTTTGTATTTGAACTGGGGGCTACTCTTAAAAGTTTTCCGGGGAGAAATGGAAAATGCTGGGAAAAGTGCTGGGGCTGAATTATCCAATTATTATAAATCACAACTGAGGATTGCAGGTCTCATTTCCAATCAAAAAGAAATCAAAGAATCGTTCCTACCGGGAAAAGCGAAATTTGCAACAGACTTACTTGTTGGGATCATGAAAGATTCCAATGGTGAATACGAAAATATATTCCTCTCTTTGCCCGTCCAAAACGCCAAAATTTTTGCAGCTGGTATCCCTCGTTCGATTGGGTACCAATTAGAAGAAGCAAAAACTGGTGACCATGTTGTTGTTGCTTTAAAAAAACAATTTTTGATTGGTTCTGTCCAAGAATCACCTATCACTGGTTTGCCTGTTAGTCTCATCTCTTATCCTATTGAAGACAATGGTAATTTAATTGGAATCCTTTGGATCGCATTAAATTTAGAACAAGTATCCATTCGAATGGGGGAAGGGATTCATGTCGGAAACCACGGTTATATCACTGCCATCACCACAAAAGGTGTTGTCTTTGCAGGTCCAGACAAATCCAAAATTTTAAAACTAGATTTGAGTAAAATTCCAGAAGGAAGGCCCATCTTAGAAGCAAAGGATGGGGCTTATTTTGAATATACAGAAAATGGAATAGACTATGCATTTCTTGTGAAACGATTGGAAGAATGGAATACCATCATAGGAGTTGTATTACCCAAATCTGATATGAATTCAGATTTCATTCAAGTTACAATCTTTGCAGTGGTCATTGTTTTTGTGATCACTTCTTTTGTTGTATTTGGAGTGTTTCGGTTTCTAAAAAAACGATTATTACCTTTGGAGAACTCTGTCGTTATTTTGGACCAAATGGCAAAGGGTGATTTGAGTGCTAACTTTCCTTTCACCAATCATGATGAGATTGGAAGGATGAACCTCGCTTTGGATGGTTTTGTCAAAAGTATCCGAAATTCACTAGGGGAGATCCAATCCGTAACAGAAGAAATTACATCCTCGGCCATTGGTCTACGAGATTCTTCTACCAGTTTTTCGGATATGGCACAAGGGACAGCAGCTTCCGCGGAAGAAATATCCGCAACCACAGAAGAAGTTTCTGCAAGTATGGAGACAACGGCATCGTCGACGGAAAAACAACATAGGAATATTGTCGAATTCAATGAAAGGATATTAGAACTCTCCAAAGGAGCCATCCAAATTGAAAAGGATACAAAGGCAGCCTTAGCCAATACAGAAAATATTACCAAACAAGCAAAACTCGGTGGAGAATCCCTAAACCAAATGAAGGAAGTCATTGGTGTCATTTTGGAATCTTCTTCTGAAATGAAAGAAGTGATCGGCATCATTGACGAAATTTCCGACCAAACAAGTTTACTTGCTCTCAATGCTGCCATCGAAGCGGCAAGAGCCGGAGAAGCTGGGCGCGGGTTTGCTATCGTCGCTGAGGAGATTTCCAAACTATCGGATAAAACGGCTCATTCCATCCAGGCCATCGAGGACATGATTGGGAAAAATAGCAAAGAGTTGGAAGAGGGTGCAAAAGGGATCCGTTCCTCTGTAGAACTCCTAAACTTAATCATCCGAGACATTGCAGAAGTAGAAAATGTGATGAAACGATTATCAGAAGCAACAAAAGCCCAATTGGATTACAACCGAGAAGTAGATGAACGTTCGCTGGAAGTGGGTAGGGAGTCAGAATTCATTCGCGGTGCGATTGAAGAACAAAAAAGAGCAATTGAACAAATTTCACAATCTGTTTTTGGAATCAATAATGAAACCATGCACATTGCGACTGGTTCAGAAAAAGTGGCATCTTCCTCAGAAAAACTTTCCCAAGCAGCAGAAACCTTACGTTCCATCACACAAAGATTCAAAATTGGAAACCAATCTTGA
- a CDS encoding cytochrome c3 family protein, with protein MNIKILKISVPIVAIAALAYLIFSPSRYVGYSPDQPIPFNHKIHAGDNKIDCKYCHTGVENSAHATVPPSSTCMNCHGAGNVAGNQEHVKWLKAQYDSNTPVSWVKVHDQPDFVYFNHSRHVQRGVDCSTCHGNMAEMVKVRQSKSLNMGFCVDCHRENNAPNDCSTCHR; from the coding sequence ATGAATATAAAAATACTCAAGATCTCTGTGCCTATCGTTGCGATAGCTGCGTTAGCATATTTGATTTTTTCACCTAGCCGTTATGTGGGCTATTCACCCGACCAGCCCATCCCCTTCAACCACAAGATACATGCTGGCGATAACAAAATCGACTGTAAGTATTGCCATACTGGCGTTGAAAACTCGGCCCATGCCACAGTTCCACCAAGTTCCACTTGTATGAACTGCCATGGAGCAGGTAACGTAGCGGGCAACCAAGAACATGTTAAGTGGCTCAAAGCACAATACGATAGCAACACTCCAGTTTCCTGGGTGAAGGTCCATGACCAACCAGACTTCGTATACTTCAACCACTCAAGACACGTACAACGTGGCGTTGATTGTTCCACTTGTCATGGTAACATGGCAGAGATGGTAAAGGTTAGACAGTCCAAGTCCCTCAATATGGGATTTTGTGTCGATTGCCACAGAGAGAACAATGCTCCTAACGATTGTTCTACGTGCCACAGATAA